The region TGAGACAACCTTTATGTAGAGTAATTAGCAGCAATTTTATTGTGTCTTTATGGATCTGCTACAATCTACGCACATGGACACGAAGACCTTTCCAGGTCCAGATAAAGGTGTCGGGTTTTCTTTTTACCCTGGTGAAATCCTCAAGGAACGATTCGAGATACTTGCCCTCCTCGGTATCGGGGGTATGGGAGAGGTTTACAGGGCTCATGACCTGGCTCTCAGGGAAACGATTGCCCTGAAGGTGGTCCCCCGCCAACGACTGACTCCCACGGCCCTGGAGCGAACCAGGAGAGAGGTTCGGGTCATCCGCCACCTGAGCCACCCCGGTCTTCTCCGGACCTTCGACCTCCACGAATCAAATGACCACGTCCTTCTCTCGATGGAGTACATCGAGGAGGAGACCCTCCAGCAGCACCTTGATACTGCCGGTCCCCTTAAAGAAGGGGCGATCCGACAGATGTTGGCAGGCCTGGTGGAGGTCCTCTCGTACCTTCACAGTCACGGGATCATCCACCGGGACATTAAACCCTCCAACCTCTTTCTCTCCAATGAAGGGCACGTTCGTCTCGGCGATTTCGGTATCGTCTATGTTGAAACGGAGGGTAATCTTACGGCGACGGGTGAGCTGATCGGGACCCCTTTCTACATGTCTCCCGAGCAGATTCTGGGCCGAAACCTGACTCCCGCAAGCGACTGGTACGCCGTGGGGGTCACCCTCTACCAGGCCCTCGTCGGCGCCCCGCCATTCACCGGAACCTCGGGCGAAGTCATGGAGGCCCACCTCCGGGACATCCTTCCACCCATTACCCGGAGGAGGGCTTCTCGGGCCCTTCGGCAGCTTCTCCACGGTCTGACGCTGAAAGACCAGTCCCGCCGATGGGGACAGGCCCAGGTACGACGATATCTTCAAGGTGTCCGACTCGCCTGGCTGCCCGGCCAGAGACGAAAGGCCCTTATTACCGCGGTATCAATCTTGCTTCTCACCACCCTGGCTATATTTGTTCAAGGCATCATTGCCAATCCTGAACCGACCTCCGCCGTCATCGAAGGCAGGCACGTTGCCGTCCACCGGGGGAACCGCCTCCTGTGGGAGAAGGACCTCAAAGTCCCAATTGAGAACGCAGTTCTTCTGGATGCCGACGGGGACGGAAGGAAAGAAGTTCTCTTATGTGGTCCCTGTGACCTCCGCAGGGAGGGTGAATCATTCGAAGTTCCCGTCTACGAGGGGAACGGTAAGATCTCCCTGCGCATCGTCCTCCCTACCCACCAACTCCAGGAAGTCTTTTCTTCCTTCACTCCCACATGGGGTCTCACGGTCGAATCGAGACCGATCACCTCACCTGACCATGAGGATCTTGTTCTGAGGCTGGGTCAGATTCCCTTCTTTCCCACGTTGACGACTCTCTGGTCTCCCTTGACGAGGAATGCCTATTTCGAATTCGCCCATGCCGGTCGCATTGCGAGAGTCCTTCCCTGGCAGGGTGGTGTTGCCATCCACGCCATGGCTCCCCGGTACCTTCACATGCACGCACTGGCCGTTACCGGGAGGCTGCGGCCCGACCTCAGGGTGCACAACCTTCTGAACGACGACCGTGTGATGGTCCCCTCCCTTACGGCCTACCACCTTCTTCCGATCATGGATGCCCACCGGGTTGACCTCGACTCCGACGGCGGGATCACGATCATTCTTCCCGAAGGACCCAGGATACTCCTCCCCGACGGGCGGCTTGAGGGTCAGAGGGAAGGCGCCGCCGTCAAGACGATTGACCTACTCCAGGGCTATGCCGGAATCTGCCGCCGCCTCCAGGGCGGCCAAGCCAGTGAAGCCCTGGCTGACATCGACCGGTATGCAGCCGAAGCCGAGTCCTTCGGACTCGAAGGTTACCGCGTCCTTTTCGAATGGTTGCGTGGCGAGGCTCTCTTCCGGAGGGGTGACATCGACGGGGCCCTGGATCACGGCAGGGCCCTTGCGGAGACCATCCCCACCTACGCCCTGGAGGCACGATTTCATGCCGGTTTCTACGCCTATCTCGCGGGCCGGTACGACGAGGCGGCCGAATCCTGGCTGAAGGGGGCCCAGCTCGACGGCATGGGCGCCGGGAAGATTTACGAGGCCTACGTCAACGCTGGTTTCGCTATGCTTCTTGGAAGCGCTGACCCGGCCACGGTGGAACAGACTCTCGACCTCCATGCCACCCTCGTCCCCGGGGGAATCTACCGGGATGCCATTGGGCTCCAAAAGGGGTGGATCCCCCTCCTCAAGGGGGACGCCTCAGGGGCTGCGGAGATCCTGAAGCCCGCCCTTCACCGGACCGACCAGGACCTTCACGCCGCGGGTTATTTCCTGGCCGCCATGGCTGCCGGGACCTACGATCCCGCCGTCATGGAGACCTATCTTGCCAGAGGCGCCCGCCCCCTCTTCCTTCTCTACCTCCAGGCCCTGGGTAGGGGCGACCGCGAGACCGCACGTCAGACCTGGACCCTTATCGAAACCCGCGCTCCCCACGACCCCGACCTCGCCCTGGCGGTTCCGCTGATTATCAGTATCCTTGGGACGAATCTTTAGATAGCTACGTGACTTACGTTTGGACGTTGCTGCCTTTATTCAAAGTTCCTCTCACCGTTGGCATCGACCGCGGTCACGATGAAGAAGCAGTTTGGTCCCGGTTCGGCTCCAATGAATTCCTCGTAATAGGCGTCCCCCCCCCCCTCGTAAATGCGGTTCGTAAATCCCATGTTATCTGAAATAAAATCTTTAGTAAGGTACCTGTATATCTCAAATAACATAGCAGTTAGACCACTGTCAGGTTTTCTTCCACCATTGTGAACGTTCACTCCGCGTACAGGTCTGTGTCCCATACTTTCGGAACCACAAAGAGATTGATTTGCAAGGTGGATCAATAATTTCCTGAAAGATCAGCTTTTCCGGTAATGGGCTCCGCGGGATCGGGTATTGCGGAGGGCGGCCTCCGTGATGATCTGGGCCGCCATCGTTCCCTGAAAAAGCTCAATAATCGGTTTGCTGATCAATGACTCATGGTAAAACAGAGTGAGCCGCTTGCTTAAATCTCCCAGGTCTGCCACGGCTCGTTCCAGTCGTTCCTTGGTCCGCGTTATCCCCGCATAATTCCACATCGTCGATCGAATCCGGGTCCAATCCTGGAGGATCAGGGCTGGATCTTCATCATCCCGTTGACCCGAAGGGATCCAGTCCGGGATCGTCTCCAGAATCCTGCGTGACAACCGACGTCCCTGTGCCAGAGTCTTTCCGATGGAGAGTGCGGTATAGT is a window of Thermoanaerobaculia bacterium DNA encoding:
- a CDS encoding serine/threonine-protein kinase, with the protein product MDTKTFPGPDKGVGFSFYPGEILKERFEILALLGIGGMGEVYRAHDLALRETIALKVVPRQRLTPTALERTRREVRVIRHLSHPGLLRTFDLHESNDHVLLSMEYIEEETLQQHLDTAGPLKEGAIRQMLAGLVEVLSYLHSHGIIHRDIKPSNLFLSNEGHVRLGDFGIVYVETEGNLTATGELIGTPFYMSPEQILGRNLTPASDWYAVGVTLYQALVGAPPFTGTSGEVMEAHLRDILPPITRRRASRALRQLLHGLTLKDQSRRWGQAQVRRYLQGVRLAWLPGQRRKALITAVSILLLTTLAIFVQGIIANPEPTSAVIEGRHVAVHRGNRLLWEKDLKVPIENAVLLDADGDGRKEVLLCGPCDLRREGESFEVPVYEGNGKISLRIVLPTHQLQEVFSSFTPTWGLTVESRPITSPDHEDLVLRLGQIPFFPTLTTLWSPLTRNAYFEFAHAGRIARVLPWQGGVAIHAMAPRYLHMHALAVTGRLRPDLRVHNLLNDDRVMVPSLTAYHLLPIMDAHRVDLDSDGGITIILPEGPRILLPDGRLEGQREGAAVKTIDLLQGYAGICRRLQGGQASEALADIDRYAAEAESFGLEGYRVLFEWLRGEALFRRGDIDGALDHGRALAETIPTYALEARFHAGFYAYLAGRYDEAAESWLKGAQLDGMGAGKIYEAYVNAGFAMLLGSADPATVEQTLDLHATLVPGGIYRDAIGLQKGWIPLLKGDASGAAEILKPALHRTDQDLHAAGYFLAAMAAGTYDPAVMETYLARGARPLFLLYLQALGRGDRETARQTWTLIETRAPHDPDLALAVPLIISILGTNL